In Vitis riparia cultivar Riparia Gloire de Montpellier isolate 1030 chromosome 19, EGFV_Vit.rip_1.0, whole genome shotgun sequence, the following proteins share a genomic window:
- the LOC117909108 gene encoding G-type lectin S-receptor-like serine/threonine-protein kinase At2g19130: MTQSKVVLYMRFEPKVSCSNIHERREIKSESVPGPPGFHWQFADAFTDTILQGQSITTSQTIISAAGNFELGFFSPGNSTNYYVGIWYKKVSDKTIVWVANRDYAFKNPSVVLTVSTDGNLEILEGKFAYKSFDYPSHAFLPGMKIGYDKRAGKTWSLTSWKSTEDPSPGPGS, translated from the exons ATGACGCAGAGCAAAGTGGTGCTGTACATGCGTTTTGAACCCAAGGTTAGTTGTTCAAATATCCATGAAAGAAGAGAAATCAAGTCCGAATCGGTGCCTGGTCCACCAG GTTTTCACTGGCAATTTGCTGATGCATTTACAGACACAATCTTACAAGGTCAGTCAATTACAACCTCTCAGACCATCATATCTGCTGCTGGTAACTTTGAATTAGGATTCTTCTCGCCTGGAAACTCCACAAATTATTATGTGGGGATATGGTACAAGAAAGTCTCAGACAAAACCATTGTCTGGGTGGCTAACCGAGACTATGCGTTCAAAAATCCGTCTGTGGTTCTTACTGTCAGCACAGATGGTAACCTCGAGATTTTGGAAGGGAAGTTTGCCTACAAG AGCTTTGACTATCCATCGCACGCTTTCTTGCCGGGGATGAAAATTGGATATGACAAAAGGGCTGGAAAAACATGGTCATTGACGTCATGGAAGAGCACTGAAGATCCCAGTCCAGGA CCTGGTTCCTGA